The Austwickia sp. genome includes a region encoding these proteins:
- the murJ gene encoding murein biosynthesis integral membrane protein MurJ, with product MSTETSAEDTVARTPAPDPTEEPRAKDAVARGSMLMASGSLVSRVLGVIRTTMIAGIFGIVTAAGDAFTVANTLPTTVYMLLAAGVINAVFVPQLTRAAEREDGGVEYVDRLITLSLLIMAGATVLAVPLAPALVWLFAPHGKDEWPGATFDLSVSFAYVVLPAVFFYGLYAVLGQVLNARNRFGAYGWAPALCNVVWLVGLGTFMVLYPGKGRAVEDWTGPMIALVGGSLTVGVALQALVLLIPLLRSGWRYRPRFGFRGVGLGTAGRVAAWTVAGIAVTQAALAVASQVLTSVHGEGVGRLGYDSAFFLFMTPHGLISVSLATALFTALSSAAARRDMPGMRAQLRRGLRLIGVATIPTTVAGLCLANAGTAVVFWGNPMEDTRQLAQVFMVLVLALLPFGVFFLVQRAFYAFEDARAPFYLSLIAAVVFAAGALLALLAPPELRAVGVAVGATVSDVVAAVVGLKWVAAQLGGMRLMDVAETWTRALFASLVAGLWTLLVVGILQAVAPNRLCAVLTLLLGGGVFAVVYLAAGRWLHLRELTELLAPLQRRLGRRGTSRRTSSR from the coding sequence ATGAGCACCGAGACGAGCGCCGAGGACACCGTCGCCCGGACCCCCGCACCCGACCCGACCGAGGAGCCCCGCGCCAAGGACGCGGTGGCCCGCGGCAGCATGCTGATGGCGTCGGGCAGCCTGGTGTCCCGGGTGCTGGGCGTGATCCGCACGACGATGATCGCCGGCATCTTCGGCATCGTCACGGCGGCCGGCGACGCGTTCACAGTGGCCAACACGCTCCCGACCACGGTCTACATGCTGCTGGCGGCCGGCGTGATCAACGCGGTCTTCGTGCCGCAGCTGACGCGGGCGGCGGAGCGGGAGGACGGCGGGGTCGAGTACGTCGACCGCCTCATCACCCTCTCCCTGCTCATCATGGCCGGCGCCACCGTGCTCGCCGTACCACTGGCCCCCGCGCTCGTCTGGCTTTTCGCGCCGCACGGGAAGGACGAGTGGCCGGGCGCGACGTTCGATCTGTCGGTGAGCTTCGCGTACGTCGTCCTCCCCGCGGTGTTCTTCTACGGCCTGTACGCCGTCCTCGGTCAGGTCCTCAACGCGCGGAACCGATTCGGCGCCTACGGCTGGGCACCCGCCCTGTGCAACGTGGTCTGGCTCGTGGGGCTGGGCACGTTCATGGTGCTCTACCCCGGCAAGGGCCGGGCCGTCGAGGACTGGACCGGACCGATGATCGCCCTGGTGGGCGGGTCGCTCACGGTCGGCGTGGCGTTGCAGGCCCTGGTGCTGCTGATCCCGCTCCTGCGGTCCGGCTGGCGCTACCGGCCGCGGTTCGGGTTCCGCGGGGTCGGATTGGGTACAGCGGGCCGGGTGGCCGCCTGGACCGTCGCGGGGATCGCGGTCACGCAGGCGGCGCTCGCGGTGGCCTCGCAGGTCCTGACCTCGGTGCACGGCGAGGGCGTCGGCCGGCTGGGCTACGACAGCGCCTTCTTCCTGTTCATGACCCCGCACGGGCTGATCTCCGTCTCACTCGCGACGGCCCTGTTCACGGCCCTGTCGAGCGCGGCGGCCCGGCGCGACATGCCGGGGATGCGCGCGCAGCTCCGGCGCGGCCTGCGGCTGATCGGCGTGGCGACGATTCCGACGACGGTCGCGGGGCTGTGCCTGGCGAACGCCGGCACCGCGGTCGTCTTCTGGGGCAACCCGATGGAGGACACCCGCCAGCTCGCGCAGGTCTTCATGGTGCTGGTGCTGGCGCTGCTGCCGTTCGGGGTGTTCTTCCTGGTGCAGCGGGCGTTCTATGCCTTCGAGGACGCGCGCGCGCCGTTCTACCTCTCGCTGATCGCGGCCGTGGTGTTCGCGGCCGGCGCGCTCTTGGCGCTGCTCGCGCCGCCGGAGCTCCGCGCCGTCGGGGTGGCCGTGGGGGCCACGGTCTCCGACGTGGTCGCGGCCGTCGTCGGCCTGAAGTGGGTGGCGGCCCAGCTTGGCGGGATGCGGCTCATGGACGTCGCCGAGACCTGGACGCGAGCACTGTTCGCGTCGCTGGTCGCCGGGTTGTGGACGCTCCTGGTGGTCGGCATCCTCCAGGCCGTCGCGCCGAACCGGCTGTGCGCCGTGCTCACGCTGCTCCTGGGCGGTGGCGTGTTCGCCGTCGTCTACCTCGCGGCCGGCCGGTGGCTGCACCTGCGCGAGCTGACCGAGCTACTCGCCCCGCTGCAGCGCCGCCTGGGTCGGCGGGGGACGTCCCGACGCACCAGCAGTCGCTGA
- the sigM gene encoding RNA polymerase sigma factor SigM — protein sequence MLDVRAADDRDLLAAHCAGHPEAFAELFRRHRDRMWAVAMRTTGDREMAADAVQEAFLSAFRRADSFRGDAQVTTWLHRIVVNACLDRLRRVRATTDLDDVPQAVLADRRDGPHAVEVGLAVREALRTLPEGQAAALVLVDMHGLSVTEAAAVLSVAEGTIKSRCSRARAALAPQLRSLLVGE from the coding sequence GTGCTGGACGTCCGTGCCGCCGACGACCGGGACCTCCTGGCGGCGCACTGCGCCGGCCACCCGGAGGCGTTCGCCGAGCTGTTCCGGCGGCACCGCGACCGCATGTGGGCGGTCGCGATGCGGACGACCGGAGACCGGGAGATGGCCGCCGATGCGGTCCAGGAGGCCTTCCTGTCGGCGTTCCGCCGAGCGGACTCCTTCCGCGGAGATGCCCAGGTCACCACGTGGTTGCACCGCATCGTCGTGAACGCGTGCCTGGACCGGCTCCGGCGGGTCCGGGCCACCACGGACCTCGACGACGTCCCGCAAGCAGTGCTCGCCGACCGGCGGGACGGCCCGCACGCCGTCGAGGTAGGCCTGGCGGTGCGGGAGGCCCTGCGCACCCTGCCCGAGGGTCAGGCCGCCGCTCTGGTTCTGGTCGACATGCACGGGCTGTCGGTCACGGAGGCGGCGGCGGTGCTGAGCGTCGCCGAGGGGACCATCAAGTCGCGGTGCTCGCGCGCCAGGGCCGCCCTCGCGCCCCAGTTGCGGAGCCTCCTGGTGGGCGAGTAG
- the trxB gene encoding thioredoxin-disulfide reductase, translating to MSEADVRSVIIVGSGPAGYTAAVYAARANLKPLVFTGSVTAGGALMNTTEVENFPGFPEGIMGPDLMENMRAQAERFGAELVADDVTALDLGGDVKVVTDGSGAQHRAEAVILAMGSAYRELGLPDEKRLSGRGVSWCATCDGFFFRDQDIVVVGGGDSAVEEATFLTKFARSVTLVHRRGELRASKIMAERAAADPKITFAWNSAVSAIHGDPKVTGVTLRDTETGAERELAVTGVFVAIGHDPRNELIKGQVSLDEAGYVVCRERSTLTNLPGVFACGDLVDHTYRQAITAAGSGCAAALDAERYLAARESAGAPAPAAAETAPEGQARPAEAAQSR from the coding sequence ATGTCAGAGGCGGACGTCCGCAGCGTCATCATCGTCGGTTCCGGCCCGGCGGGATACACGGCGGCGGTCTACGCGGCCCGCGCCAACCTGAAGCCGCTGGTGTTCACCGGCTCGGTCACGGCCGGCGGGGCGCTGATGAACACCACCGAGGTCGAGAACTTCCCGGGCTTCCCCGAGGGCATCATGGGCCCCGACCTCATGGAGAACATGCGCGCCCAGGCCGAGCGTTTCGGCGCCGAGCTCGTCGCGGACGACGTCACGGCGCTGGATCTCGGCGGTGACGTCAAGGTCGTGACGGACGGCTCCGGCGCCCAGCACCGCGCCGAGGCGGTCATCCTGGCCATGGGTTCGGCGTACCGCGAGCTCGGCCTTCCGGACGAGAAGCGCCTCTCCGGGCGGGGTGTCAGCTGGTGTGCCACCTGCGACGGGTTCTTCTTCCGCGACCAGGACATCGTCGTGGTCGGCGGCGGCGACTCGGCGGTCGAGGAGGCCACGTTCCTGACGAAGTTCGCCCGGTCGGTCACGCTGGTCCACCGCCGCGGCGAGCTGCGCGCGAGCAAGATCATGGCCGAGCGGGCCGCCGCCGACCCCAAGATCACGTTCGCGTGGAACTCCGCGGTCAGCGCCATCCACGGCGACCCCAAGGTCACGGGGGTCACGCTGCGCGACACCGAGACCGGGGCCGAGCGGGAACTCGCCGTGACCGGCGTGTTCGTCGCGATCGGCCACGACCCCCGCAACGAGCTGATCAAGGGCCAGGTCAGCTTGGACGAAGCCGGGTACGTCGTGTGCCGTGAGCGCTCCACCCTCACCAACCTGCCCGGGGTGTTCGCGTGCGGCGACCTCGTCGACCACACCTACCGACAGGCCATCACCGCGGCCGGCTCCGGCTGCGCAGCGGCCCTCGACGCCGAGCGCTACCTCGCCGCACGGGAGTCCGCGGGCGCCCCGGCACCGGCCGCGGCCGAGACCGCACCCGAGGGCCAGGCCCGTCCCGCCGAGGCGGCCCAGTCCCGCTGA
- the trxA gene encoding thioredoxin yields MGAVPQTTDATFEQDVLKSDLPVLVDFWAEWCGPCRKIAPILEEIAAEHGDKLKIVKLDIEANQKTAAQYGIVSIPTMNVYSGGEVVKSITGARPKPMMLKELAEFL; encoded by the coding sequence ATGGGAGCCGTACCCCAGACCACCGACGCGACGTTCGAGCAGGACGTCCTGAAGAGCGACCTGCCCGTCCTCGTGGACTTCTGGGCCGAGTGGTGCGGGCCGTGCCGCAAGATCGCGCCAATTCTGGAGGAGATCGCGGCGGAGCACGGCGACAAGCTCAAGATCGTCAAGCTCGACATCGAGGCGAACCAGAAGACCGCCGCCCAGTACGGGATCGTCAGCATCCCCACCATGAACGTCTACTCCGGCGGCGAGGTCGTCAAGTCCATCACCGGGGCGCGCCCGAAGCCGATGATGCTCAAGGAGCTCGCGGAGTTCCTCTGA
- a CDS encoding NUDIX domain-containing protein — MTSTGSSPSSIPEHVGRPGLALRHDRHCQGRVPVTEPRFCLVPAVYVVLRRRTHGRREVLLQFRDGTGFMDRHWACGAAGHVEAGESLFQAAVREAREELDITVTPDDLVPLVVVHRRHDDDDPINQRIDVFFACDTWTGEPRTVEADKSSDLRWFDVADLPEPVVPHEARVLRALAAGDLPLVATYGFDD, encoded by the coding sequence ATGACCTCGACCGGATCGTCGCCCTCCTCGATTCCTGAGCACGTCGGCCGCCCGGGGTTAGCGTTGAGGCATGATCGTCACTGCCAAGGCCGCGTCCCGGTGACCGAGCCGCGCTTCTGCCTCGTCCCCGCGGTGTACGTCGTGCTGCGGCGCCGCACCCACGGCCGGCGTGAGGTGCTGCTGCAGTTCCGGGACGGCACCGGTTTCATGGACAGGCACTGGGCGTGCGGGGCCGCCGGTCATGTCGAGGCCGGCGAGAGCCTCTTTCAGGCCGCCGTGCGCGAGGCCCGCGAGGAGCTCGACATCACCGTGACCCCGGACGACCTGGTGCCGTTGGTCGTGGTGCACCGCCGCCACGACGACGACGACCCGATCAACCAGCGCATCGACGTGTTCTTCGCCTGCGATACGTGGACCGGGGAGCCGCGGACGGTCGAGGCGGACAAGAGTTCCGACCTTCGCTGGTTCGACGTGGCCGATCTGCCCGAACCGGTCGTGCCGCATGAGGCCCGCGTCCTGCGCGCCCTCGCGGCGGGAGACCTGCCCCTGGTCGCGACGTACGGCTTCGACGACTGA
- a CDS encoding ParB/RepB/Spo0J family partition protein codes for MTDRRRGLGRGLGALIPTGPVDATRPSDVFFREREPNDIRVVSRETTPMSSAPASDVDAGREDDGGLREVPGARYAEVPVDLIRPNPRQPRTVFDPDELSELVASIRELGVLQPVVVRPMTDGAGDYELVMGERRWRAARDAGHERVPAIIKETSDDAMLRDALLENLHRSQLNVLEEAAAYQQLLDDFGCTHDELATRIGRSRPQISNTLRLLRLPPLVARRVAAGVLSAGHARALLGLEDAAAMERLAQRIVAEGLSVRSVEEIVALGGAAAPKERRLREPTPRDERLDQVASRLSDRFDTRVSVAMGQRKGKLTVEFASLDDLDRIVALLDS; via the coding sequence ATGACGGATCGGCGCCGGGGACTAGGACGCGGCCTGGGGGCCCTGATTCCGACGGGCCCGGTGGACGCCACACGGCCGTCGGACGTCTTCTTTCGCGAGCGGGAGCCGAACGACATCCGTGTTGTTTCACGTGAAACCACACCGATGTCATCCGCTCCCGCGTCGGATGTCGACGCGGGCCGAGAGGACGACGGCGGGCTGCGGGAGGTGCCCGGTGCTCGGTACGCCGAGGTCCCGGTCGATCTGATTCGCCCGAACCCCCGCCAGCCGCGGACCGTGTTCGACCCGGACGAGCTCAGCGAACTCGTGGCGAGCATCCGAGAACTCGGCGTGTTGCAGCCCGTCGTGGTTCGTCCGATGACCGACGGTGCCGGGGACTACGAGCTGGTCATGGGCGAGCGGCGGTGGCGCGCTGCGCGCGATGCCGGCCACGAGCGCGTGCCGGCCATCATCAAGGAGACCTCCGACGACGCGATGCTGCGCGACGCGTTGTTGGAGAACCTGCACCGCAGCCAGCTCAACGTGCTGGAGGAGGCGGCCGCCTACCAGCAGCTGCTGGACGACTTCGGCTGCACCCACGACGAACTGGCCACACGGATCGGCCGGTCGCGGCCCCAGATCAGCAACACCCTCCGGCTGTTGCGGCTCCCGCCGCTCGTGGCCCGACGGGTGGCCGCAGGGGTGCTCTCGGCCGGGCATGCCCGCGCCCTGCTCGGGCTGGAGGACGCGGCTGCGATGGAGCGCCTGGCCCAGCGAATCGTCGCCGAAGGGCTCTCGGTCCGCTCGGTGGAAGAGATCGTGGCGCTGGGTGGAGCCGCCGCGCCGAAGGAGCGCCGGCTCCGGGAGCCGACGCCCCGCGACGAGAGGCTCGATCAGGTGGCCTCGCGACTCTCCGACCGGTTCGATACCCGCGTCAGCGTGGCCATGGGCCAGCGCAAGGGCAAGCTCACGGTGGAGTTCGCCTCCCTCGATGACCTCGACCGGATCGTCGCCCTCCTCGATTCCTGA
- a CDS encoding ParA family protein translates to MDDGGDRPADLSRALEAAVAAGVGEAAIDAADAARRDADGPGGVGGGTEHAVPTVTPAPPAPAEVSTQERSEATPHPTYDGPAAPRDYATTTISRAERRAPATLPKPAAPRIITVANQKGGVGKTTSAVNLAAGLAQAGLRVLVIDTDPQGNASTALGIDHRQGVPSIYEVLVEEVPLGQVIQECPDIVGLSCAPATIDLAGAEIELISFVARETRLQRAVAAFLAEAGGDAPDYVLIDCPPSLGLLTLNAFVAGREVLIPIQCEYYALEGLSMLLKNIEMIQRHLNPNLHLSAILLTMFDGRTRLSSQVADEVRDHFPELVFKTRVPRSVRISEAPSHGLTVMTYDPTSTGALSYAEAAAELACMGGAR, encoded by the coding sequence ATGGATGATGGCGGCGACCGACCAGCCGACCTGAGCCGCGCCCTCGAGGCCGCCGTGGCGGCGGGCGTCGGGGAGGCCGCGATCGATGCGGCGGACGCCGCCCGAAGGGATGCCGACGGCCCGGGGGGTGTGGGCGGCGGCACGGAGCACGCGGTGCCCACGGTGACCCCCGCGCCCCCCGCGCCCGCTGAGGTCAGCACGCAGGAGCGCTCTGAGGCGACACCGCACCCGACGTACGACGGCCCGGCTGCCCCCCGGGACTACGCGACGACCACGATCTCCCGCGCCGAGCGGCGCGCCCCCGCGACGCTTCCCAAACCGGCCGCGCCGCGGATCATCACGGTCGCCAACCAGAAGGGTGGCGTCGGCAAGACCACCAGCGCGGTCAATCTGGCCGCGGGCCTCGCCCAGGCGGGCCTGCGCGTGCTGGTGATCGACACCGACCCCCAGGGCAACGCCAGCACGGCGCTAGGGATCGACCACCGACAGGGCGTCCCCAGCATCTACGAGGTGCTCGTCGAGGAGGTGCCCCTCGGCCAGGTGATCCAGGAGTGCCCGGACATCGTGGGCCTGTCGTGCGCGCCGGCGACCATCGACCTCGCGGGCGCGGAGATCGAACTCATCTCTTTCGTCGCCCGCGAGACCCGCCTGCAGCGCGCGGTCGCCGCATTCCTCGCCGAGGCGGGCGGGGACGCCCCGGACTACGTGCTGATCGACTGCCCGCCGAGCCTGGGGCTCCTCACGCTCAACGCGTTCGTCGCGGGCAGGGAAGTGCTGATCCCGATTCAGTGCGAGTACTACGCGCTGGAGGGCCTCTCGATGCTGCTCAAGAACATCGAGATGATCCAGCGGCACCTCAATCCCAATCTGCACCTCTCGGCGATCCTGCTGACGATGTTCGACGGGCGGACACGGCTGTCCTCGCAGGTGGCCGACGAGGTCCGGGACCACTTCCCGGAACTCGTCTTCAAGACCCGCGTGCCGCGATCCGTGCGGATCTCCGAGGCGCCGAGCCACGGACTGACGGTGATGACGTACGACCCGACGAGCACGGGCGCCCTCTCCTACGCGGAGGCGGCGGCGGAACTGGCCTGCATGGGAGGAGCACGATGA
- the rsmG gene encoding 16S rRNA (guanine(527)-N(7))-methyltransferase RsmG, protein MTEPGGDGASPSAAPRAPASAAGVFGGRLELAEAYVAVLADTGVRHGLIGPREVPRLWDRHVLNSAVVAELVPAGASVVDVGSGAGLPGIPLAIARPDVRVVLVEPLLRRTRWLDVVVAEVGLPNVEVRRARAEALKGAIDADVVTARAVSRLATLADWCAPLLRTEGVLLALKGAAAAEELAVDRAAMRAAGLARAQIVLAGVGAVEPATTVVMATKVGRGPAAHAGKAGRRAHRRP, encoded by the coding sequence ATGACCGAGCCCGGCGGCGACGGCGCCAGCCCGTCGGCGGCGCCGCGCGCTCCCGCATCCGCCGCCGGCGTGTTCGGGGGCCGGCTCGAGCTGGCCGAGGCGTACGTCGCCGTGCTCGCCGACACCGGCGTACGGCATGGCCTCATCGGTCCCCGCGAAGTGCCCCGGCTGTGGGACCGGCACGTGCTCAACAGCGCCGTCGTGGCCGAGCTCGTGCCTGCGGGCGCGTCCGTCGTCGACGTCGGGTCGGGTGCCGGGCTGCCCGGGATCCCGCTGGCCATCGCGCGTCCGGACGTCCGTGTCGTGCTCGTGGAACCCCTGTTGCGGCGCACCCGGTGGCTGGACGTCGTCGTTGCGGAGGTGGGCCTACCGAACGTCGAGGTACGCCGGGCGCGCGCGGAGGCCCTGAAGGGGGCCATCGACGCAGACGTGGTGACCGCTCGGGCCGTCTCCCGGCTGGCCACGTTGGCCGACTGGTGCGCCCCGCTCCTGCGGACCGAGGGGGTCCTCCTCGCCCTGAAGGGCGCCGCGGCCGCCGAGGAGCTGGCGGTGGATCGGGCGGCGATGCGGGCCGCGGGCCTGGCGCGCGCGCAGATCGTTCTCGCCGGAGTCGGCGCGGTCGAGCCTGCGACCACCGTGGTGATGGCCACAAAGGTCGGGCGTGGCCCGGCAGCGCACGCCGGCAAGGCGGGCCGTCGGGCCCACCGACGTCCGTGA
- a CDS encoding RNA-binding protein, with protein sequence MAADFLERLLDIADLDGDIDVDVDGDRAAVAIVDSEDGRVPRRLVGTDGKVLEALQELTRLAVQASTGDRSRLMLDVAGHRASRRRIVLGEAREAISQIRGGAEKVALEPMTAFERKVVHDEILAAGYVSESDGVEPRRYVVVYPN encoded by the coding sequence GTGGCCGCGGACTTCCTCGAGCGGCTGCTGGACATCGCCGACCTCGACGGCGACATCGACGTGGATGTGGACGGCGACCGGGCCGCGGTGGCCATCGTCGACTCCGAGGACGGCCGGGTCCCGCGGCGACTGGTCGGCACCGACGGCAAGGTGTTGGAGGCCCTGCAGGAGCTGACCCGGCTCGCCGTGCAGGCGTCGACCGGTGACCGGTCCCGGTTGATGCTGGATGTGGCCGGGCATCGTGCGTCCCGGCGTCGGATCGTGCTGGGTGAGGCGCGGGAGGCGATCTCGCAGATCCGCGGCGGCGCGGAGAAGGTGGCCCTCGAGCCGATGACGGCCTTCGAGCGCAAGGTCGTTCACGACGAGATCCTCGCCGCCGGTTACGTCAGCGAGTCCGACGGGGTGGAGCCCCGCCGGTACGTGGTCGTCTACCCCAACTGA
- the yidC gene encoding membrane protein insertase YidC, with product MSWYDQLLWPLRWAVEWVLVGFHALFTSLGAPSASGWTWAFAIVGLVLVVRAALIPLFVKQIQSSRRMQLIQPEMQKIQAKYKGRTDPESRQAMSEETMGLYKRTGTNPFSSCMPLLIQMPIFFALFSVLNNLGAVATGRIQAAGPLTAQLAAEAEASSVLGAPLSSTFMNTDVTSTKVLTVVMIVLMSASQFWTQRQLMTKNMPASALDNPFMQQQKILMYVLPLIFAVSGVNFPIGVLIYWLVSNLWTAGQQYFVIMRMPAPGSQAEKDLEARRLRKGKEHKKFTIPGLHHDSDDAAATGSTGSGATAAGPAGSDGASPVQDSLRRPSGQRQQPVRRKKKR from the coding sequence ATGTCCTGGTATGACCAGCTGCTATGGCCGCTTCGGTGGGCGGTCGAGTGGGTGCTCGTGGGCTTCCACGCCCTCTTCACCAGCCTGGGCGCGCCGTCCGCCAGCGGGTGGACGTGGGCCTTCGCGATCGTGGGGCTCGTGCTCGTGGTGCGGGCGGCGCTCATCCCGCTGTTCGTCAAGCAGATCCAATCCTCCCGGCGGATGCAGCTCATCCAACCGGAGATGCAGAAGATCCAGGCGAAGTACAAGGGCCGCACGGACCCGGAGTCGCGTCAGGCGATGTCCGAGGAGACCATGGGCCTCTACAAGCGGACCGGGACCAACCCGTTCAGCTCGTGCATGCCGCTGCTCATCCAGATGCCGATCTTCTTCGCGTTGTTCAGCGTGCTGAACAACTTGGGGGCGGTGGCGACCGGGCGGATCCAGGCCGCCGGCCCGCTGACCGCCCAGCTTGCCGCCGAGGCCGAGGCCTCCTCGGTGCTCGGCGCTCCGTTGTCCAGCACGTTCATGAACACCGACGTCACCAGCACCAAGGTCCTCACGGTCGTGATGATCGTGCTGATGTCGGCCTCGCAGTTCTGGACCCAGCGGCAGCTGATGACGAAGAACATGCCGGCCTCGGCGCTGGACAACCCGTTCATGCAGCAGCAGAAGATCCTCATGTACGTGCTGCCGCTGATCTTCGCGGTGTCCGGCGTGAACTTCCCGATCGGCGTGCTCATCTACTGGCTGGTGTCGAACCTGTGGACGGCCGGTCAGCAGTACTTCGTGATCATGCGCATGCCCGCCCCCGGCAGCCAGGCCGAGAAGGACCTCGAGGCGCGCCGGCTGCGTAAGGGCAAGGAGCACAAGAAGTTCACGATCCCCGGGCTGCACCACGACAGCGACGACGCGGCGGCGACCGGCTCGACGGGCTCGGGAGCGACCGCCGCCGGTCCCGCTGGCTCCGATGGGGCCTCGCCGGTTCAGGACAGCCTCAGGCGACCCTCGGGTCAGCGGCAACAGCCCGTCCGGCGCAAGAAGAAGCGCTGA
- the yidD gene encoding membrane protein insertion efficiency factor YidD, producing the protein MTRAATWPLEILVVAYRTLISPLLPPSCRFYPSCSTYALTALRRFGPVIGTWLVVRRLAHCHPWTSGGVDHVPPRGPRGLPDWPAYRADAARREAEWACAAGGVEDAVRDDDCRADPADEPHPHAQPHQHPRHADPVRRPESPVRRGML; encoded by the coding sequence CTGACCCGCGCGGCCACCTGGCCCCTGGAAATCCTGGTCGTGGCCTACCGGACGCTGATCTCGCCGCTGTTGCCGCCGTCGTGCCGGTTCTACCCCAGCTGTTCCACGTACGCGTTGACCGCGCTGCGCCGGTTCGGGCCGGTGATCGGCACGTGGCTCGTCGTACGACGTCTCGCGCATTGCCACCCGTGGACCTCCGGCGGCGTCGACCACGTCCCCCCGCGCGGCCCGCGCGGACTGCCCGATTGGCCCGCCTACCGCGCCGATGCCGCCCGACGAGAGGCCGAGTGGGCCTGCGCCGCGGGCGGTGTCGAGGACGCCGTACGCGATGATGACTGCCGGGCCGACCCGGCCGACGAACCGCATCCGCACGCGCAGCCGCACCAGCATCCGCGGCACGCGGACCCCGTGCGCAGACCTGAATCCCCCGTGAGACGAGGAATGCTCTGA
- the rnpA gene encoding ribonuclease P protein component produces the protein MLPARHRLRAAEDFSAAVRSRRSGSPRVVVHAHRTDARTELPPRVGFVVSKSVGGAVVRNRVKRRLRALMAARLVRVPQGYDVVVRANPAAANVSYAELGADLDRLLAQVVRP, from the coding sequence GTGCTCCCGGCGCGGCATCGGCTCCGCGCCGCCGAGGACTTTTCGGCGGCGGTTCGCAGCCGACGCTCCGGCAGCCCACGCGTTGTGGTGCATGCCCATCGGACCGACGCGAGGACGGAACTGCCGCCCCGCGTCGGTTTCGTCGTGTCCAAGAGCGTCGGCGGTGCGGTGGTCCGCAACCGGGTCAAGCGGCGCCTGCGGGCGTTGATGGCCGCTCGGTTGGTGCGGGTGCCCCAGGGGTACGACGTGGTCGTGCGCGCGAATCCCGCCGCCGCGAACGTCTCGTACGCCGAGCTGGGCGCAGACCTCGACCGGCTGCTGGCCCAGGTGGTTAGGCCGTGA
- the rpmH gene encoding 50S ribosomal protein L34: MVTKRTFQPNNRRRAKTHGFRHRMATRAGRAILAARRRKGRSELSA, encoded by the coding sequence ATCGTGACCAAGCGCACCTTCCAGCCGAACAACCGCCGCCGCGCCAAGACGCACGGCTTCCGTCACCGGATGGCGACCCGCGCGGGCCGCGCGATCCTGGCGGCGCGTCGTCGCAAGGGTCGCTCCGAGCTGTCCGCCTGA